The DNA window CGATACGTTTTCACAATAAAGAGATAATTATGAAGAATACCCATAGTACGACTCAGTCACCCCAAAGAGGTAGGCCTCGTCAGTTTGATCGTGAAAGCGCGCTCATGCAAGCCATGCTCTTATTTTGGCGCAAAGGATTCTCCGCAACATCGGTGAGTGACTTGACTTCGTCTATGGGTATTTCATCTCCAAGCCTTTACGCTGCTTTTGGTTCAAAAGAAGACCTTTATGCTGAAGCATTAACTTACTATCAGCAAATCTACACGAGTAAGCTGTGGGCTGATTTTGATGCTGCTTTAACTGCACGAGAAGCCTTTGAGAGCTATCTCATGAATTCAATAAAACAATTTGTATTAGCAAACGAAGAAAATCATCCAGCTGGATGCATGCTTGGCCTGTCTACTGTTGGTAATGAGGGAAATGCAATTCTCGGAAAAATAGTCAGTGAAGCAAGAGAAAAAACGTTACAACGCTTAGATAGACGCTTAGAAAAAGCGGTAGCTGAAGGAGAACTGTCTGCAAAGAGCGCGACTGGACGTGCACGTTTTTATTTGGCAGTTCTCGGGGGGATCTCTCTTCAAGCCAGAGATGGTGCTAATCGTGAAGAATTAGAATCAATAGTTCGTCAAACCTTATCAGTTTGGAATAGTGACCACTGACCACTAAAATAATCCAGAATATGCCAGTACCTTATTAAAAGTATGAAGGTTAACTCTTTCTTTCACTGTACACCGATTTCAGTAAGGGCTTGGGCGCACCTGATATAGTGAAAGGCTATTTATGAGAGGAAATAGTCTATTCTATAAAGGTCTTTGCGATTTGAAAATCACGAATAAGCCATTTGCCATTTGTCTTTTCTAATTCAAGCTCGATCGTTCCTTTTCCTCTAGCAAAGTTTAAACTATATACAACATAAGCACTTACACTACCATCAGAACTATCTGTAAAAACATTGTATCTAATTAATTTGTCTATATTTTTAATCCATCCAAGTTCGACAAGAGCATTTTTCAATGCAACTTTAATATTGCCCTGATCATACTTAGAGAAATAATCTTCACTGAGAAGTGGTTGAATTATATTATAATCTAGGTGACTAAATTTATTAATTACCAATCCTCGAAATTCCTGATCATTACGAAGGGTATCATTATTTTCACCCAAAGGCTTACCACTTTGGCTGAAAAATAACACACACAGACCAAGCGCCAACAGAACACATAATCCACCTATACACGTCAATACATTCTTAAAAGTATTCAATTTGAAATCTCCAATGCCTTATTTTAGTCGTCGATATAAATGCTCTCAAAATTCCTCCCTTCACCTAACTCCAAGATAAGCGGTTGCCAACAGCTATAACTTACGTACCGCAACGAGCGCTACACAGCATTTAAAATTTCGTTACTCCCCTGTCTTTTACTTACATACTTTTACACACATTTACATTAATTGGTTGCATATGCGTTATACCAAAGGTCTAACGTCATTACCACTCTAACTCGTTAGATAATAAGGATTAAATCTATGGAATTTGATACAGGTAAAATCACTGTGCATTTTTCTCGGCTTACCACTCATGGATCGCTCTCTGAATAGGCTTTAACTTACCGATAGAACCGTTAATTGATTGATATTGATAACAATGCGTTTCCCCTTTGAGCGATTTGTGTGTTACAACAGAACAAAGGTTAATCAATATGCCACTTTCGGCATACTCCCTGTGCTCGTTGTTAGAAGGAGATCATCATGAGCCAACAATGGAACTCTGCCCGTTACGCCCAAAATGCTGCGTTCGTTTCTGAACTGGGATTGCCGGTGGTGACGTTACTCGATCCACAAGCAGGCGAAGCGATTTTGGATCTCGGTTGTGGTGAAGGTTCATTGGCACAAAAGCTCATGGCGTTGGATTGCCAAGTGACAGGGGTCGATTCCAGTGCCGATATGGTCGCAGCGGCACAAGCCAAAGGAGTCAATGCGCAATGCGTGAGCGGTGATGCTCTACAATTCGAAGCACAATTTGATGCGGTATTTAGTAATGCAGCGCTGCATTGGATGACCAACTATCACCCCGTGTTAGATGGCGTCTATCGTGCTTTGCGCAATGGCGGGCGCTTTGTCGCGGAAATGGGTGGCTTTGGCAATATTCGCTGCATTACCGATGCGATTGGTTCTGTTTTTGCCGAAAACCCAAGTTGGGGTGAGTACACATCCCCTTGGTTCTTTCCTAGTGATACCGAATACCGCGCACTGCTAGAGCTGCACGGTTTTGTGGTCGAGCAAATTGAGTTGATTGATCGCCCAACACCGCTAACCTCTGGTCTTAATGAGTGGCTGCGGATCTTTGCTGAGCATGCGACGGCTAAACTAAATGCAGAGCAAAAACAGCAGTTTTTGGTTCAGGTAGAAGAGCGCGTAAAAAAGGCGCTATACAGTGAAAAAGAGGGCTGGGTTGCTGATTACGTTCGCCTGCGTTTTCGAGCACATAAACCAGCGGTGAACATAGCAGATTAACCACTAGATCAAGTCTCAATGTAAGATAGAAAGTGAGATAAGTAGTGAGATAGAAAAAGGCCACCCAAGGCAGCAAGTCCCCGTCATGGGTGGCAACTGATATTACCTGTTTTGCATTTTAACTTATTAACATTGCTCTACTTTCACCTATAAGTGAGCTCTTCATTCGGTGCAAAAAGCCCATTGAAAGAGCCCGCTTATTGGATTCACTTTATAGCCCCATTTCGGCTTTGATTTGTTCCACCCAGCCACTCACGCGTTGGTCGGTTAATGACGCTTGGTTATCTTTATCAATCACCAAACCCACAAATTCATCGCCATCGACCGCATTAGAAGAGACAAAGTCATACCCCTCTAAGGGCCAAAAACCGACCACGGCTGCGCCAGTATTGGCGACATAATCGTACAGTTCGCCTAATCCATCGACGAACTCATTGGCATAACCAACTTGGTCGCCCAAACCAAACAGTGCTACTGTCTTGCCTGACAAATCCATCTCATTGAAATTAGGTACAAACTCATCCCAACTCTCTTCTTCACAATCGCACGCTTTTCCCGGCAGTTTGCCCTCGCCGAGCGTGGGTGTACCAAAGATCAAAAAGTCATACGCTAAGATCTCATCGACTGTTGTACGGTTGATGTTTTTCGGCTTATCAGCCAAGTCGCCAAGCTCTTTTTGAATTTGTTTTGCGATTTTGCGAGTACTGCCTGTATCAGTCCCGAAAAAAATGCCTACTTGCGCCATAGGTTCACTCCTTTGAAGTTTGTCCGTTGCTTACATAAAACGACTAGCACTTTGCACCAACAGTGCATTTGATGAAGGTTATCCTTATTCGGAGCAAGTGCCGTACCAATTTATAACCACATGTAAAATATGAGTTTTTTAAACTTAGCTCATGTTCAAAACGAACAAATTGTTCGTTTCACGACATTACTCGTCATCGTCTTCATCATCGTCATCTTCTGGATGCCAAATTAAAGGACGATAAATTTCAACGCGATCGCCCTCTTTGAGCGCCGCATCCAGTCCAGAGACTTTGCCAAACACGCCTACTTTTTGTTGCTGCAAATTGATAGTGGGAAACACCTCCAAAATATTGGAGCGATGAATAGCACTGAGCACCGTCGCTTCATCATCCACTTCCACTGGCAGCCACACCTGCTCATTAGGTAAGGCATACACGACCGATACTTTCATTATGCTTCTCCTTTCGCCAAGCCTGCTTGACGAGCAAGACTGGCGCGTCTGACTGCTTCCATTTTTTGTTTAAACGCCAAACCTAATCCCAACATCAAAAAGCCACCAGGAGGCAAGATGATGAGGAGCAAGCCGCGATAATCTGGAATCACTGTGGTCTCTAGAAATGAGAAATGCGGACCAAGCAGTAAGCTGGCATTAGTAAAGAGCGTGCCGCTGCCAATAATTTCCCGCACACCACCTAGCACCGTGAGCACCCAAGTAAAGCCAATCCCCATAAACAGACCGTCAGCCACCGAAGGAAGCACATTGGAGCGGCTCGCGAAGGATTCAACACGCCCCAAAATCGCACAGTTGGTGACGATCAAGGGAATAAATAGCCCGAGCACCTTGTGCAGTTCATGTAAGTAAGCATTGAGCAGCGCATCGGTCAGGGTAACGAGCGTCGCAATAATAATGACGTTGACCGGAATACGCACCGCTTTACTGATGATCCCTTTCGCCAGTGAGTTAATCACGTTGGACGCAATCATCACCACCATAGTGGCAAGCCCAAGGCCAAGGCCGTTAGTGGCGCTGCTGGTCACCGCCAATAAGGGACAAAGTGCCAGCGACTGCTTGAGTACGATGTTGTTATCCCACAGCCCATTTTTCATTATTGATGAATAGCTTGGCTCACTCATGGTTGGCCTCCTGCTCTGGTTTTGCTGCAACTTGATCTTGCTGCAGCGCCAATAAGGCTAAGTGAATCCCTTTTACCACCGCGCGCGGTGTGATGGTTGCGCCACTGAATTGATCAAACGTACCGCCATCTTTTTTCACGCCCCATTTGGGCGTATTGGCAAGGGAATGCTTTTCAAAGCTCAATACCCATGGGCTTTTTGCCAGTTCAATTTTGTCGCCCAGCCCTGGAGTTTCGGTATGGCTGACAATGCGCACGCCGATAATTTCACCGTTCAGGTTCACTCCCATCAGATAATGGATAGGGCCGCTGTAACCATCTTCACTGCCCTGCACCACCCAATCGATCACCTTGCCTGCGGCGTCTTTTACTGGAAAGAGTTGATACGTCTGATTTTGATACTCAACGCTATGACCATCGGCAAAGACGTTGTTGGCGTATTGCACGCTGCCCAGCACCTGCTTCAATAATGCGTCTTGGTCTTCACTGATACGCTGATCAATCACAGGTTGAGTGACAATTTGCGTTCCAACCAAAAGCACCGCGGCCAGAGCGCATGTGGCAGCAAGTAACCCGCTTTGATATCCCACTTTGTCTTTCCACACTTCCAACTGCGCCATCATGATCGTTTCTCCTTCAAACCGCGACTGCCATACACTGCAGGGCGCATATAGTGGTCAATCAAAGGACTGGCGGCATTCATCATCAGCACGGCAAATGCCACACCTTCTGGATAACTGCCATAGGTACGAATCAGCCACACCAAAAGCCCACAGCCTGCGCCGTAAACCAACTGGCCGCGAACACTTGTCGGTGAAGTGACCAAGTCGGTTGCGATATAAAAAGCCCCTAACATCGCACCGCCACTAAACCATTCGGTCCAGAAAGGCAGATAACGAACCGAGTCGATGGTGTGGGCTATCAGTGCTGGGACTCCTAACCCTAGGAAAAATGAAAGGGGGATGGCCCAGTGAATAATGCGCCGATAGAGCAGATACAATCCACCTAGCAGAATGAATAACGCACTGGTTTCCCCTAAACTGCCCCCTTGTTGGCCAAAGAACGTGTTCCAAAGCTCAATCGGTAATTTGCGTTCGGTACTGAGTGCGGTCGCCGAAGTCACGCCATCAAAATGGAGCCAGTTGGCAGGCACCGCGACCAAGCCTGAGGTAAATTGAATCGGCGTTGGGTCGGCCCATTGCGTCATCTCGACAGGAAAACAGATAAGTAACATCACCCGCGCTAACATCGCTGGGTTAAATAAGTTTTGTCCCAAGCCACCGTAAATTTGCTTACCCAACACCACCGCAAACACCGCGCCAATCACTGTCAGCCCGAGGGGAAAGCTGGGGGGTAGACTCATCGCCAAGAGGATACCGGTTAACAGCGCTGAGCCATCCATGCAGGCGATTGCCGATTTTTTCATTAAACGCAGGCAGGCCCATTCGCTGAGTACCGCAGCGAGCGCACTGACCAACAGCACATACAAACTGTTCAAACCAAATTGATACACCCCAAACAGCGCTGCGGGCAGCAGCGTCAGTAATACTGTGTACATAATGCGGACGCTGGAATTGGCGTTATGCGCAAATGGCCCCAAGACTACATCGTATTTAATCATCCTTGATTCTCCTCAGAGAGGGTGGTTTCCTTTTGTTCCACTTGTGCTCGGGCTGGACGAGCCGGCCTTGGCGGACGCGCTGGTCGAGTCGGTCTGGTGGTTGCCTCAACTGGCGACGTATCACTTAACGCAACGGCTGCTTCTGGCAACACCTCACTCTCAGTGGATGCTACAGCGTGACTAGGCCGAGCTATCTGTTGAGGACGAGCCGGGCGTTGAGGGCGAACGGGTCGCACTGGCCTTGTTACCCCTGCTTGTTTGCTAGCTTGTGCTTGATCGCTAACTTGAGTGGTCACCGATTGAAGCGTGGGGTCGACAGTTGCCTGTGCAGCAACGCTTGGGCGCGCTGGTCTTCCCGGCCGACTTGGACGCGCCGGTTTGCCGCTTGCCCCCGTAGCATCAGTGCTTGTCACATGCGTATTGGTTGGATTCGCACTGGTGACATTGGCAGCCACTCGCGCTGGGCGTTTGGCTTGTTTTTCGGCCAGTTTGGCTAACGCTTCTTCTTCCATACGATGACGTTTGGCTTCGGTTAAGCGTTTCGCTTGTTGCGATTTGCGCTCTTTTTGCCAGTTAGAACTGATCACCCCTTTAGCGTGCATAAAATACTGCACCAACGGAATCGAAGAAGGACACACATAACTGCACGCGCCACAAGAGAGGCAGTTACGCACACCAAGCTCTTCTGCCCTCTTAAAATCAGAGACTTTGGTATACGCCGCCATTTGAAATGGCATCAAACTCATCGGGCACGCCCGCACACATTGTCCGCAACGAATGCACTGCTGGTGTTGATATTCACTGATGATCTCTTCTTCCGTGAGAGCCAGTAAGCCACCCACCATTTTGTCGAGTGGTACTTCTAACGAAGAGACAATCTGCCCCATCATTGGGCCGCCAAGTATGAGACGTTCGGCACTTTCACTGACACCGCCACAGTAATTGAGCAAATCTTGCACCCTGGTTCCCAGTGGCACTTCAACATTGCGTGGCTCGCCAATGCCCATCCCCGAAACCGTTACAATGCGGCTTACCAATGGACGTTGAAAACGCACTGCATGGTAAACAGAACGTGCCGTTGCGATGTTATTGACCACCACGCCAATGTGCGATGAACGCCCGCCCAGTGGTACTTCCTTACCAATTAACGTCTTAATAAGCTGCTTGGCAGAGCCCATCGGATAGATGCTTGGCACACGGCGAATCTCAATGCTCGGCTCTTCACTCGCAGCATCAAGCATTTCGGCATACGCTTGAGGTTTATTATCTTCAATCCCTACAATCACATTTTTTGCACCACATGCCTGCTGCATTAACTTAATGCCCCCAACCACTTCAGCAGCATGGGTCTGCATGGTGACATCATCGCTGGTTAGGTAAGGTTCGCACTCACCACCATTGATGATCAGTGTTTCTACTTTTGCCATCAGTGCTGATTTGAGTTTCTGCGCAGTAGGAAACCCAGCGCCGCCAAGGCCAACAATGCCAGCGGCTTGAATACGTTCAATAATCACCTCTGGCTCTAACTGGTGAAACGCTCCCAGTGGCGCAGGCGTTCCCCAGTTACGGTCTTCGTTGGCACGAATTACTATGGTATCGGCGATGATTTTAGCGGGATGCGCGGTGATGTGCGGCGCAATATTAATCACAATGCCGTTGACTGGCGAATGAATCGGTGACACACGATCGCTGCGCCCTTTGGCGATCAACTGACCGCGAAACACTCTATCCCCTACTTCGACTAAAGGCATCAACACCGCCCCATCGCGCTCTTGCAGTGGTAAGTAAACATGGCTAGGCCAAAAGTCGTGATCAATCGGTTTATCCGTGGTTAACGACTTAAAGGTTTTTGGATGCACCCCACCCGAAAATCCATGTGAAAACAGCTTAAACATATCGCTCTCCTAGGCCGCTACGCTCGATGTGGGTTTAGGCCAATACCAATGTTTGGCATCGGGAATCAGCTCTTGCATGGTAAGGCAATGTTGCGGACAACTTTGGCTGCACAACTGACACCCCGTGCACACATCTTTAATTACGGTGTGCAACTGCTTCGGCGCACCTACAATCGCATCAAACGGACACGCTTTTACGCAGCGGTGACAGCCTGAACACTGTGCCTCTTCAATCACGGCCACCAGCTCTTTTTGCTCATCACTGATTTCAATGGCCACGCCCAAAATGTCAGCCATGGTGGCAGCAAGCACTGAGCCCCCAGGAGGGCAGCAATCGGGATGCAGTTCACCACTCACGATTTTTTCTGCCGCTTGCCGACACCCCGCTTCGCCACACTGACCACATTGACCGCCAGGCAGTAAGCCTTCGATTTGGTCCACTAACGGGTTACTTTCGACTTTGAAGAAGGTCGCCGCCATCCCTAGCAGCGCCCCAAGGGCAGCGCCCAAAATCACGAAAAACACTAATGCAGACATCAACATAGCCAACTCCTACGCCATTCCTGAGAAGCCCATAAAGGCCATAGAAAGAAAACCAGCGGTAATAAAAGCAATCGGCGAACCTTTAAATGCTGCGGGAATATCACTGAGCGCTAACTGGCTTCGTAGCCCAGCAAACAGAGTAATCACAATCAGAAAGCCCGTGGCAGAGCCCACACTGAACATCAAGGTGTCGATAAAGCTAAGATTGTCTTGCACCGCAAGCAAGGCGACACCAAACACCGCACAGTTGGTGGTAATCAGCGGTAAATAGACCCCAAGGGCTTGATACAAGGCGGGAAAGGCTTTTTTCACGTAGAGCTCAGTAAATTGCACCACCGCGGCAATCACTAAGATAAACGCAATAATCCGCATGAATTCCAACCCTAATGGACGCAAAATAGCAAACTCAATCATCCAAGTAGAGAGGGTCGCTAGGGTTAAAACAAAAGTGGTCGCAACTCCCATCCCTACAGCGCTACTGATCTTGCTAGAGACTCCCATAAACGGGCATAACCCAAGAAACTTAGCCAACACCACGTTATTCACAAAGGCGGCGCTGAGTAAAACAATCAATCCATCTGACATAACTCTGTCCCCGAAAATCCATTTCCCTGCCTTGGTGCATAGCCTATGCCACGGGGCACGTAATGCACCACCATGAGGCTTAGACCCCTTGTGGCAGCTCGATTTGGCCATTTAGCAACATGGGAAAGAGGCGTTTTGACCTTTGTTACAAAGCCGACAAAGTGAAAAGAAAAAATCGAATTTGTCTCATATCAAACAAGAGTTAAATTTTGTTCTTTTCCACCAGCCCAATAAAAACAATAGTTTTGTTGTGGAATAAGAAATGCATGACACTTGTTTCTTATACTGTTTCTATTGCTAAGGAAGGCACTTATGGGACAAGTCGAAACACGATTGCAAGACTCAATGCCGCCGATGTTTGATCCACAGGCATTTTCGCAAATCGTCTCTAATGCGCCGATAGCGATCAGCATTACTGATGACAACGGTACCATTTTGTACGTTAATCAGATGTTTGCCGATATTACAGGCTATTGCCCAGAGGAACTGATTGGACGCAATTCCTCACTATTGTCATACAAAGCCACTCCAACCCAGGTGTATGAAAACCTCTGGCACACCATCACCTCTGGACAGCACTGGCAAGGACAATTGGTCAATCGCAAGAAAAGTGGAGAACCCTACATCGCTGAAATCTCCATCTCCCGTTTTCGCGATACTCACGGGCAGCACTGCTTTTACGCCATCCATAAAGACATTACCGAAAAACACCAACTGCTGACCGATTTGAAAAATCAGTCGGTGATGTTTGAAGCAGTGCTCAATGCCACCCCAATCGCCATTGCCATGGTGGATAACAATCACCAGTTACTGTTTAGTAACGCCAAATACGACAAGATTGGACAGAGCATTGGTCAGCCCCCAATGAAAGCGCTGCTTGATAGCCTCAATGTCGATTATGGCATCAACACCTTATCCGATTTCATGGCGCAAAAAGATCACCGCTATAAAGGCGTGCACATTGAAAACTCCGGTGCAGTGCGCGAACGCTGGTTCGATTTCGCTTTAGTGCGTATTCCCGTTTCTGACACCACCGCGGACACCTATTTTCAGCCGCAAGATGCGTTTTATACCGTGATTGCGATTACCGAACGAACTCGTGAAAAACTGCTGGTTGAAGAGCGCCGCATCAATTCCGTGAAGCTCATGACGCGCGACAACAAATACGTCCACGCGATGCAAGAGGCGTTAATGGCAACGCTGCATCAGCTGCAAGGCCCGTTTAATATGATTGATTCCGCGATGAACATTCTTAAACGCACCAGCCCTTCATGCCCCGGACTGATTGCCATGGATGAAGCAATGGAAACCGCGCTGCACGCCATGCAAGACATCAAACAAGCGATTCCTGAACGCAACAGCGAAGCGTTCCAACCGGTCAATATCAATCAAGTGATCCGCGATGCCACAGCGATCTGTACCGATGAATTACTGCTCTCATCCACCAAGCTTGAACTGATTTTGTCGCCACGCCTTGGATCGATTAACGGTATGCCGCACCGGCTTATTTTGGCACTTAAACAGCTGATTGATAATGCAATGGATGCGATTCAAGCCGCCAAACGTAACGACAGAACGATTCGCCTCACCACCTTTGAAGAGAATGGGGAAATCAACATTCTTGTTGAAGACAGCGGCGGCGGCATTGCGCCCAATTTGCGGTTGAAAGTGTTTCAACCATTTTTCAGCACCAAACCGAAACACCAAACCGGTTGTCGTGGTATTGGTTTGTCTATCGTGCAACAGGTACTCAATGAGCACTCTGCGACCATCTCTATCGACCAGAGTATTCAACTGAAAGGTGCCTTGATCTGCTTGACATTTCCTTGCTCTGAATGGTGATTTGCTATGACTGAAGAACTGTCCCTTATG is part of the Vibrio porteresiae DSM 19223 genome and encodes:
- a CDS encoding TetR/AcrR family transcriptional regulator; the protein is MKNTHSTTQSPQRGRPRQFDRESALMQAMLLFWRKGFSATSVSDLTSSMGISSPSLYAAFGSKEDLYAEALTYYQQIYTSKLWADFDAALTAREAFESYLMNSIKQFVLANEENHPAGCMLGLSTVGNEGNAILGKIVSEAREKTLQRLDRRLEKAVAEGELSAKSATGRARFYLAVLGGISLQARDGANREELESIVRQTLSVWNSDH
- a CDS encoding class I SAM-dependent methyltransferase, which translates into the protein MSQQWNSARYAQNAAFVSELGLPVVTLLDPQAGEAILDLGCGEGSLAQKLMALDCQVTGVDSSADMVAAAQAKGVNAQCVSGDALQFEAQFDAVFSNAALHWMTNYHPVLDGVYRALRNGGRFVAEMGGFGNIRCITDAIGSVFAENPSWGEYTSPWFFPSDTEYRALLELHGFVVEQIELIDRPTPLTSGLNEWLRIFAEHATAKLNAEQKQQFLVQVEERVKKALYSEKEGWVADYVRLRFRAHKPAVNIAD
- a CDS encoding flavodoxin; protein product: MAQVGIFFGTDTGSTRKIAKQIQKELGDLADKPKNINRTTVDEILAYDFLIFGTPTLGEGKLPGKACDCEEESWDEFVPNFNEMDLSGKTVALFGLGDQVGYANEFVDGLGELYDYVANTGAAVVGFWPLEGYDFVSSNAVDGDEFVGLVIDKDNQASLTDQRVSGWVEQIKAEMGL
- a CDS encoding RnfH family protein — protein: MKVSVVYALPNEQVWLPVEVDDEATVLSAIHRSNILEVFPTINLQQQKVGVFGKVSGLDAALKEGDRVEIYRPLIWHPEDDDDEDDDE
- a CDS encoding electron transport complex subunit E, yielding MSEPSYSSIMKNGLWDNNIVLKQSLALCPLLAVTSSATNGLGLGLATMVVMIASNVINSLAKGIISKAVRIPVNVIIIATLVTLTDALLNAYLHELHKVLGLFIPLIVTNCAILGRVESFASRSNVLPSVADGLFMGIGFTWVLTVLGGVREIIGSGTLFTNASLLLGPHFSFLETTVIPDYRGLLLIILPPGGFLMLGLGLAFKQKMEAVRRASLARQAGLAKGEA
- a CDS encoding RnfABCDGE type electron transport complex subunit G — protein: MMAQLEVWKDKVGYQSGLLAATCALAAVLLVGTQIVTQPVIDQRISEDQDALLKQVLGSVQYANNVFADGHSVEYQNQTYQLFPVKDAAGKVIDWVVQGSEDGYSGPIHYLMGVNLNGEIIGVRIVSHTETPGLGDKIELAKSPWVLSFEKHSLANTPKWGVKKDGGTFDQFSGATITPRAVVKGIHLALLALQQDQVAAKPEQEANHE
- a CDS encoding RnfABCDGE type electron transport complex subunit D, with amino-acid sequence MIKYDVVLGPFAHNANSSVRIMYTVLLTLLPAALFGVYQFGLNSLYVLLVSALAAVLSEWACLRLMKKSAIACMDGSALLTGILLAMSLPPSFPLGLTVIGAVFAVVLGKQIYGGLGQNLFNPAMLARVMLLICFPVEMTQWADPTPIQFTSGLVAVPANWLHFDGVTSATALSTERKLPIELWNTFFGQQGGSLGETSALFILLGGLYLLYRRIIHWAIPLSFFLGLGVPALIAHTIDSVRYLPFWTEWFSGGAMLGAFYIATDLVTSPTSVRGQLVYGAGCGLLVWLIRTYGSYPEGVAFAVLMMNAASPLIDHYMRPAVYGSRGLKEKRS
- the rsxC gene encoding electron transport complex subunit RsxC, which encodes MFKLFSHGFSGGVHPKTFKSLTTDKPIDHDFWPSHVYLPLQERDGAVLMPLVEVGDRVFRGQLIAKGRSDRVSPIHSPVNGIVINIAPHITAHPAKIIADTIVIRANEDRNWGTPAPLGAFHQLEPEVIIERIQAAGIVGLGGAGFPTAQKLKSALMAKVETLIINGGECEPYLTSDDVTMQTHAAEVVGGIKLMQQACGAKNVIVGIEDNKPQAYAEMLDAASEEPSIEIRRVPSIYPMGSAKQLIKTLIGKEVPLGGRSSHIGVVVNNIATARSVYHAVRFQRPLVSRIVTVSGMGIGEPRNVEVPLGTRVQDLLNYCGGVSESAERLILGGPMMGQIVSSLEVPLDKMVGGLLALTEEEIISEYQHQQCIRCGQCVRACPMSLMPFQMAAYTKVSDFKRAEELGVRNCLSCGACSYVCPSSIPLVQYFMHAKGVISSNWQKERKSQQAKRLTEAKRHRMEEEALAKLAEKQAKRPARVAANVTSANPTNTHVTSTDATGASGKPARPSRPGRPARPSVAAQATVDPTLQSVTTQVSDQAQASKQAGVTRPVRPVRPQRPARPQQIARPSHAVASTESEVLPEAAVALSDTSPVEATTRPTRPARPPRPARPARAQVEQKETTLSEENQG
- a CDS encoding RnfABCDGE type electron transport complex subunit B, with the translated sequence MLMSALVFFVILGAALGALLGMAATFFKVESNPLVDQIEGLLPGGQCGQCGEAGCRQAAEKIVSGELHPDCCPPGGSVLAATMADILGVAIEISDEQKELVAVIEEAQCSGCHRCVKACPFDAIVGAPKQLHTVIKDVCTGCQLCSQSCPQHCLTMQELIPDAKHWYWPKPTSSVAA
- the rsxA gene encoding electron transport complex subunit RsxA, whose product is MSDGLIVLLSAAFVNNVVLAKFLGLCPFMGVSSKISSAVGMGVATTFVLTLATLSTWMIEFAILRPLGLEFMRIIAFILVIAAVVQFTELYVKKAFPALYQALGVYLPLITTNCAVFGVALLAVQDNLSFIDTLMFSVGSATGFLIVITLFAGLRSQLALSDIPAAFKGSPIAFITAGFLSMAFMGFSGMA
- the nifL gene encoding nitrogen fixation negative regulator NifL, translating into MGQVETRLQDSMPPMFDPQAFSQIVSNAPIAISITDDNGTILYVNQMFADITGYCPEELIGRNSSLLSYKATPTQVYENLWHTITSGQHWQGQLVNRKKSGEPYIAEISISRFRDTHGQHCFYAIHKDITEKHQLLTDLKNQSVMFEAVLNATPIAIAMVDNNHQLLFSNAKYDKIGQSIGQPPMKALLDSLNVDYGINTLSDFMAQKDHRYKGVHIENSGAVRERWFDFALVRIPVSDTTADTYFQPQDAFYTVIAITERTREKLLVEERRINSVKLMTRDNKYVHAMQEALMATLHQLQGPFNMIDSAMNILKRTSPSCPGLIAMDEAMETALHAMQDIKQAIPERNSEAFQPVNINQVIRDATAICTDELLLSSTKLELILSPRLGSINGMPHRLILALKQLIDNAMDAIQAAKRNDRTIRLTTFEENGEINILVEDSGGGIAPNLRLKVFQPFFSTKPKHQTGCRGIGLSIVQQVLNEHSATISIDQSIQLKGALICLTFPCSEW